A region from the Paenibacillus humicola genome encodes:
- the gcvT gene encoding glycine cleavage system aminomethyltransferase GcvT has product MAELKRTPLYPCYAGNPGVRCIDFGGWELPVQFAGIQKEHDAVRRRAGLFDVSHMGEFRVTGRFAEAFLQHMLTNDVTRLADGQAQYTLMCYPDGGVVDDLLVYRISADRFMLVVNASNIEKDYDWLREHLIGDVELENLSDELALLALQGPNVAAVMEKLVAGPETSGLKPFHFTADVSVAGTKALISRTGYTGEDGFELYVPASGAAGVWDALLAAGGPLGLEPAGLGARDTLRFEARLPLYGQELSRTITPLEAGLGVFVKLGKADFIGREALLKQKAEGVPRKLVGIEMVDRGIPRAHYPVFAGDRQIGEVTTGTQSPTLKRNLGLALIEAGYAALGTGLLVDIRGKRLKAEVVKTPFYTRTPKE; this is encoded by the coding sequence ATGGCAGAACTGAAACGAACGCCGCTGTATCCCTGTTACGCCGGCAATCCCGGGGTCCGCTGCATCGACTTTGGCGGCTGGGAGCTTCCCGTCCAATTCGCGGGCATCCAGAAGGAGCACGACGCCGTGCGCCGGCGGGCCGGTCTGTTCGATGTTTCCCATATGGGAGAGTTCCGGGTAACCGGCCGGTTTGCCGAAGCTTTTCTGCAGCATATGCTGACGAACGACGTGACCCGGCTTGCGGACGGGCAGGCGCAGTACACGCTGATGTGTTATCCGGACGGCGGCGTTGTCGACGACCTGCTGGTGTACCGGATCAGCGCCGACCGGTTCATGCTCGTCGTGAACGCCTCCAATATCGAAAAGGATTACGATTGGCTGCGCGAGCACCTGATCGGGGACGTCGAGCTGGAAAATCTTTCGGACGAACTGGCGCTGCTCGCCCTGCAGGGACCAAACGTCGCTGCCGTCATGGAGAAGCTTGTCGCGGGGCCGGAGACGAGCGGCCTGAAGCCCTTTCACTTTACCGCGGACGTGTCCGTTGCGGGCACGAAAGCGCTCATATCGCGAACCGGGTACACCGGCGAGGACGGCTTCGAGCTTTACGTACCGGCGTCCGGCGCCGCCGGCGTCTGGGACGCGCTGCTCGCCGCGGGCGGGCCGCTCGGCCTGGAGCCGGCCGGGCTCGGCGCCCGGGATACGCTCCGCTTCGAGGCGCGGCTGCCGCTGTACGGCCAGGAGCTTTCGCGTACGATTACCCCGCTCGAAGCGGGGCTCGGCGTTTTCGTCAAGCTTGGCAAAGCGGATTTCATCGGCAGGGAGGCGCTGCTGAAGCAGAAGGCTGAAGGCGTGCCGCGCAAGCTTGTCGGCATCGAGATGGTCGACCGCGGTATTCCCCGCGCTCATTATCCCGTTTTTGCAGGCGATCGGCAGATCGGCGAGGTGACGACGGGCACCCAGTCTCCGACGCTGAAGCGTAATCTCGGGCTGGCCCTGATCGAAGCCGGCTATGCCGCCCTCGGCACCGGGCTCTTGGTCGATATTCGCGGCAAGCGGCTGAAGGCCGAGGTCGTGAAGACGCCGTTTTATACAAGAACGCCAAAGGAGTGA
- the gcvH gene encoding glycine cleavage system protein GcvH — MSDIRAGLGYTEEHEWAQAAGSVIRIGITDFAQCELGDIVFIEFPEVGTAVEAGQPIGTIESVKTVSDLFSPVSGKVVKVNESLLDAPEKVNEDPFGDGWMVEIEADGDAAEAVAALLTPDQYAAFVSGK; from the coding sequence ATGAGCGATATTAGAGCGGGTTTGGGGTATACGGAGGAGCACGAATGGGCGCAGGCCGCCGGCAGCGTCATTCGGATCGGCATCACCGATTTCGCGCAGTGCGAGCTCGGCGACATCGTGTTTATCGAATTTCCGGAGGTCGGAACCGCGGTGGAAGCCGGCCAGCCGATCGGGACGATCGAATCGGTCAAAACCGTGTCCGACCTGTTCAGTCCCGTGAGCGGAAAGGTCGTCAAGGTGAACGAATCGCTGCTGGACGCTCCCGAGAAAGTGAACGAGGATCCGTTCGGCGACGGCTGGATGGTCGAGATCGAAGCAGACGGGGACGCGGCGGAAGCGGTGGCGGCCCTGCTTACGCCCGACCAATACGCGGCCTTCGTCTCCGGCAAATAG
- a CDS encoding GntR family transcriptional regulator produces MDTVNIPQNPTSLSEHVYLSLKRKILKGDLPPGYRLIVLEIAKAFDVSQAPVREALERLKQEGLIVGRMNKGSAVSEITFKEIRDIYELRQLLEGHALRETMKVLTPEDIASLERILADMKLAVDENDSYRLVELDMQFHGYFYLRSGNALFLDIWNSIKTKIMRFISVTNQDHSGYSIPDSHAELLDIIKSGDVDQAEKKLVRGLDFYKRYTG; encoded by the coding sequence ATGGATACCGTAAACATTCCCCAGAATCCGACTTCGCTTAGCGAACATGTCTACTTATCGTTGAAACGAAAAATTTTAAAAGGGGATTTGCCGCCGGGCTACCGGCTGATCGTGCTGGAAATCGCCAAAGCATTCGATGTGAGCCAAGCGCCGGTCCGCGAAGCGCTGGAGCGCCTGAAGCAGGAAGGGCTGATTGTCGGCAGGATGAACAAAGGCTCGGCCGTCTCCGAAATTACGTTCAAGGAAATCCGGGATATTTACGAGCTGCGGCAGCTGCTCGAAGGGCATGCGCTGCGCGAAACGATGAAGGTGCTGACCCCGGAGGACATCGCCAGCCTGGAGCGGATTTTGGCCGACATGAAGCTGGCCGTCGACGAGAACGATTCCTACCGGCTGGTCGAGCTGGACATGCAGTTTCACGGCTATTTCTACCTGCGCAGCGGCAACGCGCTGTTTCTGGATATCTGGAACAGCATCAAGACGAAAATCATGCGGTTCATTTCCGTGACGAACCAGGATCATTCCGGCTACAGCATCCCGGATTCGCATGCGGAGCTGCTCGATATTATCAAATCCGGCGACGTGGACCAGGCGGAGAAGAAGCTCGTCCGGGGGCTCGATTTCTATAAACGCTATACCGGATAG
- the gcvPA gene encoding aminomethyl-transferring glycine dehydrogenase subunit GcvPA produces the protein MPNRYRYIPMTEQDRADMLGTIGIASAEELFRDIPEAVRYRGVLPMSPALDEFSLLEHMKELAGRNADTDRYVSFLGAGLYDHHIPVAINHIVSRSEFYTAYTPYQPEISQGELQAIFEFQSYICELTGMAVANASMYDGATALAEAGALASGATKRKQLVVSRTVHPEAREVVRTMARGLNLEVVEAGYADGVTDLDELKAAVSEKTAAVLVQSPNFFGCLEDIAAIEPIVHGAKGLLVVSANPMSLGLLKPPGRLGADIVVGDAQPLGIPQSLGGPTCGFFAVAEPLMRRMPGRIVGQTTDIQGRRGFVLTLQAREQHIRREKATSNICSNQALLALCASVYLSVMGREGLREAANLNLQKAHYAARRLAAEQGVALPFSAPYFNEFVVRLPEGTSVKELNAKLLKEGFLGGYDLGIAYPELQGCLLAAVTEKRSKAEIDRFASRLGELV, from the coding sequence GTGCCCAACCGTTACCGTTATATTCCGATGACTGAGCAGGACCGGGCCGACATGCTGGGGACGATCGGCATCGCGTCGGCGGAGGAGCTGTTTCGCGACATTCCCGAGGCGGTCCGATACCGGGGCGTCCTGCCGATGTCGCCGGCGCTCGACGAGTTTTCGCTGCTGGAGCATATGAAGGAGCTGGCCGGCCGCAACGCGGATACGGACCGGTACGTGAGCTTTCTGGGGGCCGGCCTTTACGATCATCATATCCCGGTCGCCATCAACCATATCGTTTCCCGCTCCGAATTTTATACCGCCTATACGCCGTATCAGCCGGAGATCAGTCAGGGAGAGCTTCAGGCAATCTTCGAGTTCCAGTCGTACATTTGCGAGCTGACCGGGATGGCCGTCGCCAATGCCAGCATGTACGACGGCGCTACGGCGCTGGCCGAAGCGGGGGCGCTGGCGTCCGGCGCGACAAAACGCAAGCAGCTTGTCGTTTCGCGCACCGTTCACCCCGAAGCGCGCGAGGTCGTCCGCACAATGGCCCGCGGCCTTAATCTGGAGGTCGTCGAAGCCGGGTACGCGGACGGCGTGACGGATTTAGACGAGCTGAAGGCGGCGGTTTCGGAGAAAACGGCGGCCGTGCTCGTCCAGTCGCCGAACTTTTTCGGCTGTCTGGAGGATATCGCGGCGATCGAGCCGATCGTTCACGGCGCGAAAGGGCTGCTCGTCGTCAGCGCGAACCCGATGTCGCTCGGCCTGCTGAAGCCGCCCGGCCGGCTCGGCGCGGACATCGTCGTCGGCGATGCGCAGCCGCTCGGCATCCCGCAGTCGCTCGGCGGACCGACATGCGGTTTCTTCGCGGTCGCGGAGCCGCTGATGCGCCGGATGCCCGGCCGGATCGTCGGCCAGACGACCGACATCCAGGGCAGGAGAGGGTTCGTCTTGACGCTGCAGGCGCGCGAGCAGCACATCCGCCGCGAGAAAGCGACGTCCAATATTTGCTCCAACCAGGCGCTGCTCGCCTTGTGCGCTTCCGTTTACCTGTCGGTCATGGGCAGGGAAGGGCTGCGGGAAGCGGCCAATCTGAACCTGCAAAAGGCGCATTACGCCGCCCGCCGGCTGGCTGCCGAACAGGGTGTCGCGCTGCCGTTTTCGGCTCCCTATTTCAACGAATTCGTCGTTCGCCTGCCCGAAGGAACGTCCGTGAAGGAGCTGAATGCGAAGCTGCTGAAGGAAGGGTTTCTCGGCGGCTACGATTTGGGGATCGCCTACCCGGAGCTTCAAGGCTGCCTGCTGGCTGCCGTTACCGAAAAACGAAGCAAAGCCGAAATCGACCGCTTTGCGAGCCGACTGGGGGAACTCGTATGA
- a CDS encoding NAD(P)H-hydrate dehydratase, with the protein MYIVTSKEMREIDRAAIERIGIPALVLMENAGRAVAEEAAALAVSGAGRTLKRWLVLAGKGNNGADGVVAARHLAEAGFEPMIVYAGDPAAFGGEAAVQRDIAMRLGLPHRVYGMGGEAVPWDRYDGIIDALLGTGSKGAPRGAYAELIREANGSGLPIVAVDIPSGLDADTGETHDPCIRAARTVALAFGKCGLVQHPGAAAAGEVTVRPIGIPAALAEEHGVRTFALGERTLRERLGVDPERRRETDTHKGTYGHALIAAGSRPMSGAGLLSARAALRGGCGLVTWAVPDRLVDPMTGRFPEAMLAGLPDAGLGGWSEVRPDDLARLAAGKDALVLGPGLGRWDGGAGWLREVWTRVDSRVPFVLDADGLNLAADAHDFASWPRREGGVVFTPHPGEMGRLAGIPTREVQRDRIGAARRYALRHGVTLVLKGARTVVAAPSGDVYINGTGNPGMATAGAGDVLAGLIGGLLAQGLTAEQAAALGVWLHGAAGDRAAARRSAPASLIAGEIADEL; encoded by the coding sequence ATGTATATCGTGACCTCAAAGGAAATGCGCGAAATCGACCGGGCGGCGATCGAGCGGATCGGCATTCCGGCGCTCGTGCTGATGGAGAACGCAGGACGGGCGGTTGCCGAGGAAGCGGCGGCGCTCGCCGTGAGCGGTGCGGGCCGGACGCTGAAGCGGTGGCTTGTACTGGCAGGCAAAGGCAACAATGGCGCGGACGGCGTCGTCGCCGCCCGGCACCTCGCCGAGGCGGGCTTCGAGCCGATGATCGTCTACGCCGGCGACCCCGCCGCATTCGGCGGCGAAGCGGCGGTGCAGCGGGATATCGCGATGCGGCTTGGCCTGCCGCATCGCGTTTATGGGATGGGCGGCGAGGCCGTCCCGTGGGACCGTTACGACGGCATCATTGACGCCCTGCTCGGCACGGGCAGCAAGGGGGCGCCCCGCGGCGCGTATGCCGAGCTGATTCGCGAGGCGAACGGCAGCGGCCTGCCGATCGTCGCCGTCGACATCCCGAGCGGGCTGGACGCCGACACCGGGGAAACGCACGATCCGTGCATCCGCGCGGCGCGCACGGTCGCGCTTGCCTTCGGCAAGTGCGGCCTCGTCCAGCACCCCGGCGCAGCCGCCGCCGGCGAAGTGACCGTGCGGCCGATCGGCATTCCCGCCGCGCTGGCGGAGGAGCACGGCGTGCGTACGTTTGCCCTCGGGGAACGGACGCTGCGCGAGCGGCTCGGCGTCGACCCGGAGCGCCGGCGCGAGACGGACACGCACAAGGGCACATACGGTCACGCGCTGATCGCCGCGGGCAGCCGCCCGATGAGCGGCGCGGGGCTATTGAGCGCCAGGGCTGCGCTGCGCGGAGGCTGCGGCCTCGTCACGTGGGCGGTGCCGGACCGGCTCGTCGACCCGATGACCGGCCGGTTCCCCGAGGCGATGCTCGCCGGCCTGCCCGACGCCGGCCTCGGCGGCTGGAGCGAGGTGCGGCCGGACGATCTGGCCCGGCTTGCAGCCGGGAAGGACGCGCTCGTGCTCGGTCCGGGCCTCGGCCGCTGGGACGGCGGCGCCGGCTGGCTGCGAGAGGTATGGACGCGCGTCGACAGCCGCGTCCCGTTCGTGCTCGACGCCGACGGGCTTAATCTGGCGGCGGACGCGCACGATTTCGCGTCGTGGCCGAGGCGCGAGGGCGGTGTTGTCTTCACGCCGCACCCGGGGGAGATGGGCCGCCTGGCCGGCATCCCGACGCGCGAGGTGCAGCGGGACCGCATCGGCGCGGCGCGCCGCTATGCGCTTCGGCACGGCGTCACGCTCGTGCTGAAGGGTGCTCGTACCGTCGTCGCCGCGCCGTCCGGCGACGTCTACATCAACGGCACCGGCAATCCCGGCATGGCGACGGCCGGCGCCGGCGATGTGCTGGCAGGCCTGATCGGCGGCCTGCTGGCTCAAGGGCTCACAGCAGAGCAGGCGGCTGCGCTCGGCGTATGGCTTCACGGAGCGGCGGGAGACCGCGCCGCCGCCCGGCGGTCCGCGCCGGCGTCGCTCATCGCCGGCGAGATTGCGGACGAGCTGTAA
- a CDS encoding helix-turn-helix domain-containing protein → MQVNELLSRDDAILTLLKNRLFMDLVRKEEGGSRLFKEGLSFLNVSSTFAFPTLAVLEPSGLPQDEHERKKAALRIRGELQRQAADGSVAFLDDEGRVGLLFSWVSKEAVEAVRERLCGRLNLPVTVGVGQPCGKLSDVHHSYRQALEALEDKFYQGFGKVVYYNELAGCRQSCEYPLAKERELFERLTSLADPAGIEEAVDDFYGHLLEEGPLRRQSVDELTIRLLIGLEKRLFTEAGEESAYSSKGCEIMPVFKMETLGELKAYVCGQLRSWLEPRRLPPAETENQRVIIKKTIEYMEREYDCATLHNTAQKVYMTPTYLSALFKSNTGKTFIEQLTDIRIEKAKHMLKSTHLKNYEVAEKVGYKDSRYFSQIFKKKVGLSPSEYRETAAR, encoded by the coding sequence ATGCAGGTAAACGAACTGCTGAGCAGAGACGATGCCATCCTGACGCTGCTCAAAAACCGCCTGTTTATGGACCTCGTCCGCAAGGAGGAAGGCGGCAGCCGGCTGTTCAAGGAGGGACTGAGCTTCCTGAATGTCAGCTCGACCTTCGCCTTTCCGACGCTGGCCGTCCTCGAGCCGTCGGGCCTCCCGCAGGATGAGCACGAACGGAAAAAAGCCGCGCTGCGCATCCGCGGCGAATTGCAGCGGCAGGCGGCGGACGGAAGCGTCGCCTTTCTCGATGACGAAGGCCGGGTCGGCCTTTTGTTCTCCTGGGTGTCCAAGGAGGCGGTTGAAGCGGTGCGGGAAAGACTGTGCGGCCGGCTGAACCTTCCGGTCACGGTCGGCGTCGGACAGCCCTGCGGCAAGCTTTCGGACGTGCACCATTCCTACCGGCAGGCACTGGAAGCGCTTGAGGACAAGTTTTATCAAGGCTTCGGGAAGGTCGTCTACTATAACGAGCTTGCAGGCTGCCGCCAGTCCTGCGAATATCCGCTCGCCAAAGAGCGCGAGCTGTTCGAACGGCTTACATCGCTGGCGGATCCCGCCGGTATCGAGGAGGCCGTCGACGATTTTTACGGGCATCTGCTGGAAGAGGGGCCGCTGCGCCGGCAAAGCGTCGACGAATTGACGATCCGGCTCTTGATCGGGCTGGAAAAAAGGCTGTTTACCGAAGCCGGAGAAGAAAGCGCATACAGCTCCAAAGGCTGTGAAATTATGCCGGTTTTCAAAATGGAGACGCTCGGCGAGCTTAAGGCGTACGTGTGCGGACAGCTGAGAAGCTGGCTGGAGCCGCGGCGGCTGCCGCCCGCGGAGACGGAGAACCAGCGCGTCATCATCAAGAAGACGATCGAATACATGGAGCGGGAGTACGACTGCGCAACGCTGCACAATACGGCGCAGAAGGTATATATGACGCCGACCTATTTAAGCGCGCTCTTCAAAAGCAACACCGGCAAAACGTTTATTGAGCAGCTTACCGACATCCGGATCGAGAAAGCAAAGCATATGCTGAAGAGCACGCACCTGAAAAATTACGAGGTCGCCGAGAAGGTCGGCTATAAGGACTCCCGCTATTTCAGCCAAATTTTCAAGAAAAAGGTCGGCCTGTCCCCGAGCGAATACCGCGAAACGGCGGCAAGATAA
- a CDS encoding LacI family DNA-binding transcriptional regulator, with translation MKKVTMQQIADQLGVSKFAVSQALSGKPGVSDETRNRIIQAAAAQGYYSQRHTRGKARPVSLQEMEKKPPALKNTVIVLIPNVRYQLPESAFWGKIADGVIAGLADRGIGSMVVTEHNSDRFLHIINPASVLGLVGIGLVADQIVLEIRNAGIPFVLIDHEDSLILSDTIFMNNYDSVHRLTEYLIYLGHKSLKFVGNPGYSRSFFDRWLGFRTALEEMRLPVQEAGDRLLQIEDDREVEDILKSMYARKSMPTAFVCANDATALHVLRTLAELGIRVPEDVSVTGFDNTEEAARLSPPLSTVDVPKTGMGRRAVELLLRRIENPDKPFEKMLIHGEFINRQSIAPV, from the coding sequence TTGAAAAAGGTCACCATGCAGCAAATTGCCGACCAGCTGGGGGTGTCGAAGTTTGCCGTGTCCCAGGCGCTATCGGGGAAGCCCGGCGTAAGCGACGAGACAAGAAACCGGATTATTCAGGCCGCGGCGGCCCAGGGCTACTACAGCCAGCGTCATACCCGCGGGAAGGCGCGGCCGGTTTCGCTGCAGGAAATGGAAAAGAAACCGCCGGCATTAAAAAATACGGTGATCGTGCTCATCCCGAACGTTCGCTACCAGCTGCCGGAAAGCGCATTTTGGGGAAAAATCGCCGACGGTGTTATCGCGGGGCTGGCCGACCGGGGCATCGGCAGCATGGTGGTGACCGAGCACAACTCGGACCGGTTCCTTCATATTATCAATCCGGCCAGCGTGCTGGGGCTGGTCGGAATCGGTCTGGTCGCCGACCAGATCGTGCTTGAAATCCGTAATGCCGGCATCCCTTTCGTGCTGATCGATCACGAGGATTCCCTCATTTTGTCCGATACGATTTTTATGAACAACTACGATTCGGTGCACAGACTGACCGAATATTTGATTTACCTCGGGCACAAAAGCCTGAAGTTCGTCGGCAATCCGGGCTATTCCCGCAGCTTCTTCGACCGGTGGCTCGGCTTCCGCACCGCGCTCGAGGAAATGCGGCTTCCGGTGCAGGAGGCGGGAGACCGTCTGCTTCAGATCGAGGACGACAGGGAAGTCGAGGACATTTTGAAATCGATGTACGCCCGGAAAAGCATGCCGACCGCCTTCGTATGCGCCAATGACGCGACGGCGCTCCATGTTCTCCGGACGCTGGCGGAGCTCGGCATTCGCGTTCCGGAGGACGTTTCCGTCACCGGCTTCGACAACACCGAGGAAGCAGCCAGGCTCTCGCCTCCGCTCAGCACCGTCGACGTGCCCAAAACCGGCATGGGAAGACGCGCGGTCGAGCTGCTGCTGCGGCGGATCGAGAACCCGGACAAGCCGTTCGAGAAAATGCTCATTCACGGGGAGTTCATCAACCGCCAGTCCATTGCGCCGGTTTAA
- a CDS encoding lipoate--protein ligase family protein has product MWRFVHTGNRSPAENMAIDEAILTAHRQGLVPPTVRFYGWSPASLSIGYFQQAEKEIDFEALRERGLGFVRRPTGGRAVLHDRELTYSLVVSANYPGIPGNVTEAYRVLSMGLLLGFRRLGLDAEMACLHQPAGKDGRLSTAACFDAPSKYELVVEGRKIAGSAQMRSKGVILQHGSILLELDAGKLFSVLRFPEPADRERMKRLFERKAVAIQTCLTRKNLPPATMREVEDAFRAGFSEGLDTDLPESGLTGYETELAGRLAAEKYGSDGWNLKR; this is encoded by the coding sequence ATGTGGAGATTCGTTCATACGGGCAATCGTTCTCCTGCGGAAAACATGGCGATCGACGAGGCGATCTTGACGGCGCACCGGCAGGGATTGGTCCCGCCGACCGTCCGTTTTTACGGCTGGAGCCCGGCCTCGCTATCCATCGGTTATTTTCAGCAGGCGGAGAAAGAGATCGACTTCGAAGCGCTGCGCGAGCGCGGCCTCGGCTTCGTCCGCCGGCCGACCGGCGGACGGGCGGTGCTGCACGACCGGGAGCTGACCTACAGTCTGGTCGTATCCGCAAATTACCCGGGGATTCCCGGCAATGTGACGGAAGCCTACCGGGTCCTCAGCATGGGCCTGCTGCTCGGATTTCGCAGGCTCGGGCTGGACGCCGAAATGGCCTGCCTGCATCAGCCGGCCGGCAAAGACGGCCGGCTGAGCACGGCCGCCTGCTTCGACGCGCCTTCCAAGTACGAGCTGGTCGTCGAAGGGAGAAAAATCGCGGGAAGCGCGCAGATGCGCTCGAAGGGAGTGATCCTTCAGCACGGCTCCATCCTGCTCGAACTGGATGCAGGCAAGCTGTTCAGCGTTCTCCGGTTTCCGGAGCCTGCGGACCGGGAGCGAATGAAAAGGCTTTTTGAGCGCAAAGCGGTAGCGATTCAAACGTGCCTGACCCGGAAAAACCTGCCTCCCGCGACGATGCGGGAAGTCGAGGATGCGTTTCGCGCGGGCTTTTCGGAAGGGCTGGACACCGATTTGCCGGAAAGCGGTCTGACCGGGTATGAAACGGAGCTGGCAGGACGCCTCGCAGCGGAGAAATATGGCTCCGACGGCTGGAATTTGAAAAGGTAA